The following coding sequences are from one Paenibacillus stellifer window:
- a CDS encoding bifunctional metallophosphatase/5'-nucleotidase — MRLETGRVTILHTNDIHSHFDWMSPIASMVTGQRRAGSGPVVLFDIGDHMDRVAAETEGTRGQANVDMINLTGYDAVTIGNNEGLTFSADMLAAAYAGILCPVVCCNFVESATGEPPKWMKRHAILERGGVKIGVTGATVPFTSFYSLLGWDALEPEECLREQCRLLAPQVDLLVILSHLGLPADKQLAERLEGEGVHAILGGHTHHLLEEPLMIGGTAVCGAGKFGRYLGRLVFEREAPGEPFRYTRGSCLAVDPAARDEEVSAAAQLSLEHGREALRETVVITDRSLELDDSGDSPFANLLAQSIRRFTGARFSLVNSGQLLGPLPEGEITTGMLHSLCPSPINTCIMTLKGREIRTALSQSLSAEFREKPIFGYGFRGKYLGGLAVDGLSILYDPAAMPYDDNVAVFVEGQPLEDEETYTVGTIDMFTFRLGYESIAEGKDVRVLLPNFLRDLLRLELQRPGSLEECRIPRWKAGTTL; from the coding sequence ATGAGGCTTGAAACCGGGAGAGTTACGATTTTACATACCAATGATATTCATAGCCACTTCGATTGGATGAGCCCGATTGCTTCTATGGTAACAGGGCAGAGGAGAGCAGGCAGCGGTCCTGTGGTGCTGTTCGACATAGGCGACCATATGGACAGGGTGGCGGCGGAGACCGAAGGAACTCGCGGGCAAGCCAACGTGGATATGATTAATCTTACCGGCTATGACGCTGTAACGATCGGTAACAATGAAGGCCTTACCTTCTCCGCCGACATGCTGGCGGCCGCCTATGCGGGAATTCTGTGTCCGGTCGTATGCTGCAACTTTGTAGAGAGTGCCACGGGTGAGCCGCCGAAGTGGATGAAGAGACATGCCATCCTGGAGAGGGGCGGGGTGAAGATCGGAGTGACGGGCGCTACCGTTCCGTTCACTTCCTTCTATTCGCTTCTCGGCTGGGACGCCTTGGAGCCGGAAGAATGCTTGCGGGAGCAGTGCCGTCTGCTTGCCCCTCAGGTGGATCTTCTCGTGATCCTGTCCCATTTGGGCCTGCCTGCCGACAAACAGCTGGCGGAGCGGCTGGAGGGGGAGGGCGTTCACGCCATTTTGGGCGGACATACGCATCATCTTCTTGAAGAACCGCTGATGATCGGCGGAACGGCCGTATGCGGAGCGGGTAAATTCGGACGCTACCTCGGGCGTCTCGTGTTTGAACGCGAAGCTCCGGGAGAGCCATTCCGCTACACCCGAGGATCATGCCTGGCTGTCGATCCCGCCGCCCGGGACGAGGAGGTGTCGGCGGCGGCGCAGCTGTCGCTGGAGCATGGCAGGGAAGCGCTGCGCGAGACGGTCGTTATTACGGACCGGAGCCTTGAGCTGGACGACAGCGGGGATTCGCCCTTCGCCAATTTGCTGGCGCAATCGATCCGGCGTTTTACAGGAGCGCGGTTCTCGCTGGTCAACTCTGGCCAGCTGCTGGGACCGCTACCTGAAGGGGAGATTACAACCGGCATGCTGCATAGCCTGTGTCCTTCTCCGATCAATACATGCATCATGACGCTGAAGGGCAGGGAGATCAGGACTGCCCTCAGCCAGAGCCTCAGTGCCGAGTTCCGGGAGAAGCCTATTTTCGGATACGGATTTCGCGGCAAATATCTCGGCGGATTGGCAGTTGACGGATTAAGCATCTTGTACGATCCGGCCGCCATGCCTTATGATGACAATGTTGCAGTTTTTGTCGAAGGGCAGCCGCTTGAGGATGAAGAGACCTACACGGTCGGAACGATCGACATGTTCACCTTCCGGCTCGGCTATGAATCCATCGCCGAAGGGAAGGATGTGCGGGTTCTTCTCCCTAACTTTCTGCGGGATCTGCTTCGGCTCGAACTGCAGAGACCGGGCAGCCTGGAAGAATGCCGCATTCCCAGATGGAAGGCAGGAACGACGCTCTGA
- a CDS encoding spore coat protein CotJB: protein MEPTPCDPRYYEMLEQLQTLDFALVELNLYLDTHPTDLKAITQFNQLTQERTRCAKQFQELYGPLQNFGRAYSKCPWEWNEPPWPWQV, encoded by the coding sequence ATGGAACCGACTCCCTGCGATCCCCGATATTATGAGATGCTGGAGCAGCTGCAGACGCTGGATTTCGCTCTGGTGGAGCTAAATCTCTATCTGGATACCCACCCGACCGATCTCAAGGCCATTACACAGTTCAACCAGCTGACTCAGGAACGCACGCGGTGCGCCAAACAATTCCAGGAGCTGTACGGCCCTCTGCAGAACTTCGGGCGGGCCTATTCCAAATGCCCATGGGAATGGAACGAGCCGCCTTGGCCGTGGCAGGTGTAG
- a CDS encoding HD-GYP domain-containing protein, whose protein sequence is MRLVPINRLQEGMKLGKKIYNDEGLVLLADGVELTASLISRLSAMDIGYVYIHDELTDDIEIPEMLHDETRNQALKAIRSQFQDMSNSSGITKGFYHLDKKFSKVMDTILDDMSLQEDPMIMLHDMHTTDNYLYIHSLNVCLYSLVLGIAYGYGRNELKTLGLGSLLHDIGKTQIPVKIVQKPGMLNDEEFRHMKAHTEIGFNILKDEPNIPLVAAHCALQHHERINGSGYPRGLKGPEIHEYAKWIGVADSYDAMTSNRVYKRAMLPHQAVEALYVGSGTLYEQKQLEIFRDRVAIYPIGLTVNLSTGERGVVVKIDPSIPHRPVVRVNTGPDNEPIVPYEIDLRQVLSVVISGVME, encoded by the coding sequence TTGCGTTTGGTACCCATCAATCGGCTTCAGGAGGGCATGAAGCTGGGCAAAAAAATTTATAACGATGAAGGCCTGGTGCTGCTCGCGGACGGGGTGGAGCTTACCGCTTCCCTGATTAGCCGTCTTTCTGCCATGGATATCGGTTATGTATACATACATGATGAACTGACAGATGACATCGAAATTCCCGAGATGCTGCATGACGAAACCCGAAATCAGGCGCTGAAGGCAATCCGCAGCCAGTTTCAGGACATGTCGAACAGCTCGGGCATTACCAAAGGGTTCTACCACCTGGACAAAAAATTCTCCAAAGTCATGGACACAATCCTGGACGATATGTCCCTTCAGGAAGATCCCATGATCATGCTTCATGACATGCATACCACCGACAATTATCTGTACATTCATTCGCTGAATGTGTGTCTGTACTCCCTTGTTCTCGGCATCGCATACGGCTACGGCAGGAACGAGCTTAAGACACTCGGTCTCGGCTCCCTGCTTCATGATATTGGCAAAACCCAGATTCCGGTCAAAATTGTCCAGAAGCCGGGGATGCTGAACGATGAAGAATTCCGGCACATGAAGGCGCACACCGAGATTGGATTCAACATTTTGAAGGATGAGCCCAACATCCCGCTGGTGGCCGCGCACTGCGCCCTGCAGCATCATGAACGGATTAATGGCTCGGGCTATCCGAGAGGTCTTAAAGGACCGGAAATTCACGAATATGCGAAGTGGATCGGGGTTGCCGATTCCTACGACGCCATGACTTCCAACCGGGTCTATAAAAGAGCCATGCTGCCGCATCAAGCGGTCGAGGCGCTGTATGTCGGCTCGGGAACGCTCTACGAGCAGAAGCAGCTCGAAATATTCCGGGACCGGGTGGCCATTTATCCGATCGGCCTTACCGTCAACCTCAGCACCGGAGAACGGGGCGTTGTCGTCAAAATCGACCCCAGCATTCCGCACAGACCGGTCGTGCGGGTCAATACGGGACCGGACAACGAGCCGATTGTCCCCTATGAAATCGATCTGCGTCAAGTTTTGTCCGTCGTGATTTCCGGAGTGATGGAATAG
- a CDS encoding hemolysin family protein, whose amino-acid sequence MHTEFEIGSLVLNLLLVLVLVFLNGVFVAAEFSLVKVRQSRLTQLQTEGNRLAAYALKVNHRLDAYLSATQFGITLASLGLGWVGEPAISELLVEPLMFKLGVTDHALISTVSVVIGFCIITFLHIVLGELAPKSLAIQKTEGTALLLSAPLMFFYKLFFPFIWVLNASANALLRMVGVEPASEAEAAHSEEEIRILMNQSAKSGVIDKDEMKLMDNIFEFSDLLAREVMLPRTDMDCLYTNLSVEENLRIVSVTKHSRYPVAFEDKDRIIGFVHITDFLLASPEQQSDLAKLVRPILNVPESIEISHALRLMQKNHSQMTLVVDEYGGTAGLLTAEEILEEIVGDLHDEFEDERPSVEKLEGGSYSVDGRMLIEDVNDLTGIQIEDDEVDSIGGWLFKELEGNPAKGKRKVLDHVIFEVEEATRLRITRINIHREPPAPGKELDEAQGEDE is encoded by the coding sequence GTGCATACGGAATTTGAGATAGGAAGCTTAGTACTCAATCTTCTGCTCGTTCTGGTGCTCGTCTTCTTAAACGGTGTATTTGTGGCCGCGGAATTCTCGCTAGTGAAGGTGCGCCAGTCCCGGTTAACCCAGCTTCAGACCGAAGGGAACCGGCTGGCGGCTTATGCGCTGAAGGTGAACCATCGCCTTGACGCCTATCTGTCGGCAACCCAATTCGGCATTACGCTCGCCTCGCTGGGACTCGGCTGGGTCGGCGAACCGGCAATATCCGAACTTCTGGTCGAGCCGCTTATGTTTAAGCTCGGGGTCACCGACCACGCGCTTATTTCCACCGTATCGGTCGTTATAGGCTTCTGTATCATTACCTTCTTACATATTGTACTTGGCGAGCTGGCTCCCAAGTCGCTGGCCATCCAGAAGACGGAAGGCACGGCGCTGCTGCTGTCGGCTCCCCTGATGTTCTTCTATAAGCTGTTCTTTCCGTTCATCTGGGTGCTGAACGCTTCAGCCAACGCGCTGCTGCGCATGGTCGGCGTCGAACCGGCAAGCGAAGCGGAGGCTGCGCATTCCGAGGAGGAAATCCGTATTCTGATGAATCAGAGCGCCAAGAGCGGGGTCATCGACAAGGATGAAATGAAGCTGATGGATAACATCTTCGAGTTCTCCGATTTGCTTGCCCGCGAGGTTATGCTGCCCCGCACCGATATGGACTGCCTGTACACGAATCTGTCGGTGGAAGAGAACCTCAGAATTGTGTCAGTAACGAAGCATTCGCGTTATCCGGTGGCGTTCGAGGACAAGGACCGGATTATCGGTTTCGTCCATATCACCGATTTCCTGCTCGCTTCGCCGGAGCAGCAGAGCGACCTGGCGAAGCTGGTCCGTCCGATTCTGAATGTGCCGGAATCTATTGAAATCAGCCATGCGCTTCGTCTAATGCAGAAGAACCATTCCCAGATGACGCTCGTGGTGGATGAGTACGGCGGAACCGCAGGGCTGCTGACAGCGGAAGAGATTCTGGAGGAAATCGTTGGCGATCTGCATGATGAGTTCGAGGACGAACGCCCGAGCGTCGAGAAGCTGGAAGGCGGCTCCTACTCGGTGGACGGCCGTATGCTGATCGAGGATGTCAATGATCTGACCGGTATACAGATTGAAGATGATGAGGTCGACTCCATCGGCGGCTGGCTGTTCAAGGAGCTTGAAGGCAATCCGGCCAAGGGCAAGCGCAAAGTTCTGGATCATGTCATCTTCGAGGTTGAGGAGGCTACCCGGCTGCGGATTACCCGAATCAATATTCACCGGGAGCCGCCTGCGCCCGGCAAGGAGCTTGACGAGGCGCAGGGAGAGGACGAATAA
- a CDS encoding carbohydrate ABC transporter permease, with protein sequence MVILSLLFLYPLFLTLINSLKSFSEVMTDVIALPKHLAFDNYSYVWKFINYPKLFLNNLVITVIGLAGIVLVSSIAAYKLARTKSRLSGFIYILCIMPMLIPFQSIMLTVLQLAKNLGLSESTWGLGLLYWGFGAPLAVFIYHGFVKGIPREIDESATMDGASGFRLFFSVIFPLLKSVTTTIIIIDVMWIWNDFLLPLLMVNGSPDTKTLTLAAYTFVGQYTSDWQYAMTAMVMAVLPSIIVFIFLQKYIVKGVVAGAVKG encoded by the coding sequence ATGGTCATCCTGTCTCTCCTGTTCCTCTATCCTTTGTTCCTGACGCTCATCAACTCGCTCAAAAGCTTCAGCGAAGTCATGACGGACGTTATCGCGCTGCCCAAGCATCTGGCATTCGATAATTACTCCTATGTATGGAAGTTCATCAACTATCCGAAGCTTTTTCTTAACAATCTGGTCATTACGGTAATCGGCCTGGCGGGCATTGTGCTGGTATCCTCCATCGCGGCCTACAAGCTGGCCCGGACCAAATCCCGGCTCAGCGGCTTCATCTATATTCTGTGCATCATGCCGATGCTCATTCCGTTTCAGTCCATTATGCTGACCGTGCTGCAGCTGGCCAAAAATCTGGGCCTGTCCGAGAGCACCTGGGGACTCGGCCTGCTGTACTGGGGCTTCGGAGCGCCGCTTGCCGTCTTTATCTACCACGGATTCGTCAAGGGTATTCCCCGGGAAATTGACGAGAGCGCCACGATGGACGGCGCTTCCGGATTCCGGCTGTTCTTCAGCGTCATCTTCCCGCTGTTGAAGTCGGTAACCACCACAATTATCATTATCGACGTTATGTGGATCTGGAACGACTTCCTGCTGCCCCTGCTCATGGTCAACGGATCGCCGGATACGAAGACGCTTACACTTGCAGCCTATACCTTTGTCGGCCAGTACACATCCGACTGGCAATATGCGATGACCGCGATGGTCATGGCGGTGCTGCCTTCCATCATCGTCTTCATCTTCCTGCAGAAGTACATTGTCAAAGGCGTGGTCGCCGGAGCCGTTAAAGGCTGA
- a CDS encoding undecaprenyl-diphosphate phosphatase yields MDTITAVILAIVEGITEFIPVSSTGHMILTSKLLGFSEQDNLMKTYEIVIQLGAILAIAVVYRQRILNLLGIGRSRDRGGVMPRSRLNLIHVLLGIVPALAVAFFARDFIKSLFSASTVVWALVAGGILMIVAEWVNKRKVRITAQEMDDISYGQALAIGLYQIISVLWPGFSRSGSTISGGMLSGVSYKASADFSFLIAIPIMCAASGYELLDSYKEITGDTFVMFAIGFVVSFVVAYVVVMLFMHFIQKIRLTHFAIYRFILAAFFWLFIMR; encoded by the coding sequence ATGGATACTATTACAGCTGTAATTTTGGCAATTGTCGAAGGTATTACCGAATTTATTCCCGTTTCCTCTACCGGTCATATGATCTTGACCTCGAAGCTTCTCGGTTTCAGCGAGCAGGACAATTTAATGAAGACCTACGAAATTGTCATTCAGCTTGGCGCCATTCTGGCGATTGCGGTCGTCTACCGCCAGCGCATTCTGAATCTGCTGGGAATCGGACGATCACGCGACAGAGGAGGCGTAATGCCTCGTTCCCGGCTCAATCTCATCCACGTGCTGCTCGGGATTGTACCGGCGCTCGCCGTAGCGTTCTTCGCCCGGGACTTTATCAAGAGCCTGTTCAGCGCAAGCACCGTGGTGTGGGCGCTTGTCGCGGGAGGCATTCTGATGATCGTGGCAGAGTGGGTTAACAAGCGGAAGGTCCGCATCACCGCCCAGGAAATGGATGACATCTCTTACGGTCAGGCGCTGGCAATCGGCCTGTACCAGATTATCTCCGTCCTGTGGCCCGGCTTCTCGCGTTCCGGATCGACCATCTCCGGCGGGATGCTGAGCGGGGTCAGCTACAAGGCCTCTGCCGATTTCTCGTTCCTCATCGCGATCCCGATTATGTGTGCGGCTTCCGGTTATGAACTGCTGGATTCCTACAAAGAAATTACCGGGGACACCTTCGTGATGTTTGCCATCGGATTCGTCGTCTCGTTCGTTGTGGCCTATGTGGTCGTTATGCTGTTCATGCACTTTATCCAGAAGATCCGGCTGACTCATTTCGCCATCTACCGTTTCATTCTTGCAGCCTTCTTCTGGCTGTTCATTATGCGCTGA
- the yfkAB gene encoding radical SAM/CxCxxxxC motif protein YfkAB, producing the protein MKAIQSETSQVCGLSPEYDPWDPIVSLRKYGRHTLTSVEMTVTNLCNMRCEHCAVGDSLTMKEGEMLPLKTMLDRLEEVEHLETISITGGEPMFRASTVDEVIVPLLQYAKSRGLRSQINSNLTMPYSRYEKLLPYLDVMHISFNYVNGDDFHEVGFAGSAHPVAKEAAYRLYDTMIANAERLSADGMFISAESMINYRTHRKLPEIHRLIGEMGCRRHEVHPMYASSFASSLPMLSLAETAAAIHELLDTRDPEMWMLFGTLPFFACSEEGRDLELIRRLRSEKKVTVRNDPDGRNRVNVNLFTGDVFVTDFADIPAFGNIAARKLDDIFAEWLDRHPLNQTVNCHCEAAGCCGPNLLVKDMYYQNLDFKSRKAITL; encoded by the coding sequence ATGAAAGCTATTCAATCTGAAACCTCTCAAGTCTGCGGCTTGTCGCCGGAATATGATCCGTGGGACCCGATCGTCTCCCTGCGCAAGTATGGAAGACATACGTTGACCAGTGTGGAAATGACCGTCACCAATCTGTGCAATATGCGCTGTGAGCACTGTGCGGTAGGAGATAGTCTAACCATGAAGGAAGGCGAAATGCTGCCGCTGAAGACGATGCTGGATCGGCTGGAAGAAGTAGAACATCTGGAGACGATCAGCATTACCGGCGGTGAACCGATGTTCCGTGCTTCCACTGTCGACGAGGTGATCGTTCCGCTGCTTCAATACGCCAAGAGCAGAGGGCTGCGTTCGCAGATCAACTCGAATCTGACGATGCCCTATTCCCGGTATGAGAAGCTGCTTCCTTACCTGGACGTCATGCATATTTCATTCAATTATGTGAACGGCGACGATTTTCACGAAGTCGGCTTCGCGGGCAGCGCTCATCCCGTCGCCAAGGAAGCGGCTTACCGTCTGTACGACACGATGATTGCGAACGCCGAACGGCTCAGCGCTGACGGCATGTTCATTTCGGCGGAGTCGATGATCAACTACCGGACGCACCGGAAGCTGCCGGAGATCCACCGGCTGATCGGTGAAATGGGCTGCCGCAGACATGAGGTTCATCCGATGTACGCGTCAAGCTTCGCCTCGTCGCTGCCGATGCTGTCCCTGGCCGAGACGGCCGCTGCCATCCACGAGCTGCTGGACACCCGCGACCCGGAAATGTGGATGCTCTTCGGGACGCTGCCTTTCTTCGCGTGCAGTGAGGAAGGCCGTGATCTGGAGCTGATTCGCCGGCTGAGATCAGAGAAGAAGGTAACGGTGCGGAACGATCCGGACGGGCGGAATCGCGTCAATGTCAATCTGTTTACCGGAGATGTATTCGTGACGGACTTCGCCGATATTCCCGCCTTCGGCAATATCGCCGCGCGGAAGCTGGATGATATTTTTGCGGAATGGCTGGACCGGCATCCACTGAACCAGACGGTGAACTGTCATTGCGAAGCCGCCGGATGCTGCGGTCCCAATCTGTTGGTGAAAGATATGTACTATCAAAATCTGGATTTTAAATCGAGAAAAGCGATCACTCTGTAG
- the moaD gene encoding molybdopterin converting factor subunit 1 has translation MHISIRLFAGLAEAIGSQALRFEVDEHSITAGRLKELLSSSYPEAAGQISVSMVAVDREYAPEDTAITEASEVALIPPVSGGEPSPTEGASPENGLYILTEEPLQAEQILDKVLDKNHGASLVFVGTTREMTGEERTEVLFYEAYAPMALAKLEEIGREVRERWQGSCAISHRIGSVAVKEASVIIAVSAPHRDACYEASRFAIEELKRMVPIWKKDIDLAGGTWKGADAKFSGLWPNPNC, from the coding sequence ATGCACATTTCAATTCGACTTTTTGCGGGTCTGGCCGAAGCTATCGGTTCCCAGGCACTCCGCTTCGAGGTGGACGAGCACTCCATTACCGCCGGCAGGCTTAAAGAGCTGCTGTCCTCCTCGTATCCAGAGGCTGCAGGCCAAATCTCCGTTTCGATGGTAGCGGTCGACCGTGAATACGCGCCTGAAGACACCGCGATCACCGAAGCCTCGGAAGTCGCCCTGATTCCCCCGGTATCCGGCGGCGAGCCCTCCCCTACAGAGGGGGCTTCGCCGGAGAACGGCTTGTACATCTTGACGGAGGAGCCCCTGCAAGCGGAACAGATCCTGGATAAGGTGCTGGACAAGAATCATGGTGCTTCCCTGGTCTTCGTCGGAACCACCCGAGAAATGACCGGCGAGGAGCGGACAGAGGTTTTATTTTACGAAGCTTATGCCCCAATGGCCCTCGCCAAGCTTGAAGAAATCGGCCGAGAGGTCCGGGAACGCTGGCAGGGCAGCTGCGCTATCTCCCACCGCATCGGGTCCGTCGCCGTGAAGGAAGCGAGCGTGATCATTGCCGTATCCGCCCCTCACCGTGACGCCTGTTACGAAGCCAGCCGCTTCGCAATCGAAGAGCTTAAACGCATGGTTCCCATCTGGAAGAAGGATATCGACCTGGCAGGCGGAACCTGGAAAGGCGCCGACGCGAAGTTCAGCGGCCTGTGGCCCAATCCAAATTGCTGA
- a CDS encoding manganese catalase family protein: protein MWIYEKKLQYPVRVSKCDPRMAKFLIEQYGGADGELAAALRYMNQRYSIPGKIIGLLTDISTEELAHLEMIATMVYKLTKDATPQQLEQAGLGAHYVNHDSALFYENAGGVPFTAAYIQAKGDPIADLYEDIAAEEKARATYQWLINMTDDVDLMDSLKFLREREIVHSQRFREAVEILKEDREYKKVY, encoded by the coding sequence ATGTGGATCTATGAGAAAAAACTGCAGTATCCGGTCCGGGTCAGCAAATGCGATCCGCGGATGGCGAAATTTCTGATCGAGCAATACGGGGGCGCGGACGGGGAGCTTGCCGCCGCCCTCCGCTATATGAACCAGCGGTATTCGATCCCGGGCAAAATTATCGGGCTGCTCACCGATATTTCCACGGAGGAGCTCGCCCATCTGGAAATGATCGCGACGATGGTCTACAAGCTGACGAAGGATGCGACGCCACAGCAGCTGGAGCAAGCCGGATTAGGCGCCCATTACGTGAATCATGATTCGGCGCTGTTCTACGAGAATGCGGGGGGAGTTCCCTTTACAGCGGCCTATATTCAGGCCAAAGGCGACCCGATTGCCGATCTGTATGAGGACATCGCGGCGGAAGAGAAAGCGCGGGCTACATATCAGTGGCTAATCAACATGACCGATGATGTGGACTTGATGGATAGTCTCAAATTTCTGCGGGAGCGGGAAATTGTGCATTCCCAACGATTCCGGGAAGCGGTTGAAATTCTCAAGGAAGACAGGGAATACAAGAAGGTATACTAG
- a CDS encoding spore coat associated protein CotJA, whose translation MQERVYPVYAGPFDPCPPILCKTYVVPPHLFLGFQPPNLPQFSLPEALKQGTLWPALSSSYCPQERGGN comes from the coding sequence ATGCAGGAGCGCGTCTACCCGGTATATGCGGGTCCGTTCGATCCCTGTCCGCCCATACTCTGCAAGACGTACGTCGTCCCGCCGCATCTGTTCCTTGGCTTTCAGCCCCCGAATCTTCCGCAGTTCTCACTGCCGGAAGCGCTGAAGCAGGGAACGCTGTGGCCTGCGCTGTCCAGCTCGTATTGCCCGCAAGAGAGAGGAGGCAACTAG
- a CDS encoding carbohydrate ABC transporter permease, which translates to MLKSLGKSLRGRSEFGLFTLPVMICIVVAFYIPFAMTIRYSLTKWNGISKHPAFIGLDNFKQIFMGDSNFSNAAWFTVKYAILYIVLVNVLAIALALVLDMKLKTTSWLRAAFFIPYILSLVIVGFIWKFIFMQGFNSFGESTGWGIFDLSWLGTPGLAFISILLVSIWQSIGFYLVIYIAGLQSVPDDLKEAATVDGAGPFRRFWSITLPLLAPSVTISVFMALTNSIKVFDVILSLTGGGPGGTTYSIAYDIYRDTFQNNLYGYGTAKALILFVAVLIVTMIQLAFFKRREVEA; encoded by the coding sequence ATGTTGAAATCATTAGGCAAAAGCTTGCGGGGCAGATCAGAGTTCGGCCTGTTCACCCTGCCTGTCATGATCTGTATTGTCGTCGCCTTCTACATTCCGTTCGCCATGACCATCCGCTACTCTTTGACCAAATGGAACGGCATTTCGAAGCATCCGGCCTTTATCGGACTGGATAATTTCAAGCAGATTTTCATGGGGGACTCCAATTTCTCGAACGCAGCCTGGTTTACTGTCAAATACGCCATTCTCTACATCGTGCTTGTCAATGTGCTGGCGATTGCGCTCGCGCTCGTGCTGGACATGAAGCTGAAGACGACCTCCTGGCTGCGGGCAGCTTTCTTTATTCCGTATATTCTCAGCCTGGTTATCGTCGGGTTCATCTGGAAATTCATCTTCATGCAGGGCTTCAACTCCTTCGGCGAAAGTACTGGCTGGGGAATATTCGATCTAAGCTGGCTCGGCACGCCGGGACTAGCCTTCATCTCCATTCTGCTCGTTTCGATCTGGCAGTCGATCGGGTTCTACCTGGTCATATATATCGCGGGTCTCCAGTCCGTACCGGATGATCTGAAAGAAGCCGCCACCGTGGACGGCGCCGGTCCGTTCCGGAGATTCTGGAGCATCACGCTTCCGCTGCTCGCGCCTTCGGTCACGATCTCGGTGTTCATGGCATTAACGAACTCGATCAAGGTGTTCGACGTCATTCTGTCCCTGACAGGCGGCGGACCTGGCGGCACGACCTACAGCATCGCCTACGACATCTATCGCGATACGTTCCAGAACAATCTGTACGGCTACGGAACAGCCAAGGCGCTCATTCTGTTCGTGGCAGTGCTCATCGTAACGATGATCCAGTTGGCCTTCTTTAAACGCAGAGAGGTGGAAGCCTGA
- a CDS encoding HD-GYP domain-containing protein, whose product MKVHVTDLKPGDCLKNDTFNSKGLHVLSKGTQLKLEDISRLFQHGVDYVDIDGPAEQAASSPSIIRNVAANFDQTIQGFESLYMEALAKGNFNQTMVDDILQPLLSSLDQHKDVVTLLLLLDRDDEYTYTHSLQVGMLSYYIASWLGYSKNECYQISRAGYLLDIGKCRIPADILNKPSKLTPEEFEEIKRHTTYGYEIIRSSMSDHSTALVALQHHEREDGSGYPAQLLKSEIHPYAQIAAIADVYSAMTTARVYQSRQELITVLRELHNLSFGKLNAKSVQAFIQHLMPNFIGKKVLLSTGDMGVIILNNSIDVFRPLVQSGSRFIDLSRERHITIIEIYME is encoded by the coding sequence TTGAAAGTGCACGTCACGGATCTTAAGCCCGGCGACTGTTTGAAGAACGATACGTTCAACAGCAAGGGCCTTCATGTATTATCCAAGGGGACTCAGCTGAAGCTTGAGGATATCAGCAGGCTGTTCCAGCACGGTGTGGATTATGTGGACATTGATGGTCCTGCAGAGCAGGCCGCTTCGTCTCCATCCATTATCCGCAACGTCGCCGCCAATTTCGACCAGACGATCCAGGGCTTTGAATCCCTGTATATGGAGGCGCTGGCCAAGGGCAATTTCAACCAAACGATGGTTGACGATATTTTGCAGCCGCTTCTCAGCTCGCTTGACCAGCACAAAGATGTGGTCACACTGCTTCTGCTGCTGGACCGTGACGATGAATATACCTATACCCACTCTCTCCAAGTCGGCATGCTAAGTTATTATATTGCATCATGGCTTGGATATTCCAAGAATGAATGCTATCAAATATCGCGGGCCGGTTATCTGCTGGATATCGGCAAATGCCGGATTCCGGCCGACATTCTGAACAAGCCTTCCAAGCTTACGCCGGAGGAATTTGAAGAGATCAAGAGACATACTACTTACGGCTACGAAATCATCCGCAGTTCCATGTCTGACCACAGCACAGCGCTTGTAGCCCTTCAGCACCATGAACGCGAGGACGGCTCCGGCTATCCCGCCCAGCTTCTTAAGAGCGAAATTCATCCCTATGCCCAAATCGCCGCAATCGCCGACGTCTACAGCGCGATGACGACAGCCCGGGTCTATCAGTCGAGGCAGGAATTGATCACCGTTCTGAGAGAGCTTCACAATTTAAGCTTCGGCAAGCTGAACGCCAAATCCGTACAGGCCTTTATCCAGCATCTGATGCCCAATTTTATCGGAAAAAAAGTGCTTCTCAGCACCGGCGATATGGGCGTCATTATTCTGAATAATTCGATCGATGTCTTCCGTCCCCTTGTACAGAGCGGGAGCCGCTTTATCGATTTGTCTCGCGAACGGCATATCACCATTATTGAAATTTACATGGAATAA